CCTTCTCTGCGTGATCCTGTGCGCGAgcctttgttttaaataaacaaaaacgaAAGACCCGTAAAGTGTGTTAATAAGGAAAGATCTCACCAATCACTCGGTCTTGCATCTCTGCATGAACGATACGGCGTGCATATTAAAAAGCTTTCACTGTAGTCACGTGCGGACAATAGACGTTTCCAcgtttccttttgtttgtttgtttgtttgtttgtttattaatattcCATCCTCTGACGTGACGAAACGCTAAAATATTTCACGTTAAAGATGTCAAACACACTTCTGCGTCCACTCAGCTGCTCACGCGCTCACAGAACTTTCAGCACGCACCCTCGTCGTTAATTGGACACACTCAGCAGTAGTGTAGTGACGTTGCTAAATAGGGCGGGGCTACCGCTGAGGTACCAACAACTCCGGTCCAAAACCGTAGAGACCGCTGATGCACTAAATTACAAGACAATcgacaatattccgatattaacccgattaagacgatactctgattaagaaactagcatgtaaacagtgattgtAAACAATAATCTAAAGATttaccttattctgaataagacaatattgtgattaaggtgtttacatgagtcgcttttagaatacttctttcatgttccagttttacgtgttatagaacgtagatcgattaacggcacacatcgttacgtccccacaccacgccgttccctccagaatttcacatatcgtcatacagttcgtctttgttatggtaccgtatacagtttcatttttaatttaattaaattttattgcGTTTTATTGgcggcatgttatgtctagtggataccattatggACCAATACTGGTgatagttttaatggttagctgatggtttgtaatgatatttgtagtggaaaacaTTAGAATATCTGTGatggtttgtattgtttttttcgTTCTTTTTCAGCAGGGCAGCCATATTAATTTGGCTAATTTCGGGCCAACATCTGGTCTTTATGATGGTTCTTAAGTCAGCTTTACACTGTGTGATTTCACGATTATTACATAAGACACGAGACAGAATTTCGTTGTCGTgaatccctgctgaaaaaaagaacaacaacagaaactcacagaatttgtaatggatTGAACGGTCATAATGGGAATTGCCTTGGTTTTAATAGAAGCTGTAATGGTCCTTATGGATCTctattggtaatttgttgcGTTCTGTTGGTGGCaggtggtcaccaaccctgttcctggagatcaaCAGGTTTACAGAGCgcctcaccagcctctcattTTATTGTCTtgaatttaatgaaacaaacaaacaaacaaaaaaataaaagatacagcttgtcatattacagagaaaccagaaagcgtaaactcctctgtcctgaagacgacTCAGTGTCGGAAAACTCAAAGTATTAGACccgagtgcgttaatataaacctgtgattattCGCAGCTGCACTATTATCAGCACTGCTGTTATAGATAATGAATCaacatcaacaccttctaaccaatcagagtccagaattcaacagtggtATGATATAATTGATACCAGTGTTCTGATGAGCGTAAGTGGTGGTACAATAGTGGTACTCATTAATCATATTATTTCCCATGTTCTCCTGTGGAAATATTTTTAACCTACAGTTAAGAAAAGCAGTGTATCATTACCCTTACTCAGATATCACatagtggaaaaaaaaccctcagacagtctttgagtgtgtgattataccAATTACTCTCACATGAGCTATTAAAAGCCCACAGGCAGGTTGTGTAATTTCACTGGTGTCTTCTTGGTCGTACAGTTCGCGTATAATTTGTTCATGAAAACTTCTTGTACGTGTcaatcttttttgttgttgttggtattTTGGTATTAGGAAGCTTAGAGCCTCACTGTTAATAGGATTCTAGGAATATAGTGCCTGGAGGATATAGGTCCCTAGAAAATGAAGTTTACAAAAAGGGAACACAGATTTCAGGCACCCTAGATGTATAAAGTACAGCAAGGaatgtatggatctggaagaaaATTGAAATAAGGTTGCAACATGATCTGTTGTAACCTTTTGGGAATTATTTCCACGACCTGGAGCGATGAAGTGAGGAAGATACCATGAAGATACCAAGGTATCATGAATACCCCGGCTTCCATAAAGCGAGTGCAAATAAACGAATGAATTAATGCGAAGCGAATAAATCAAGCTGTTTGTGATACTGCAATTGACACACAGcgttaatttaaaatgtaaatttcacACACTGATTTGGGTCGCTCGCCGAGAGGAGCCTTTGAAACGCGCAGCACCTTTGGGTCTTTGCGTTGAATTGCCTGTTTGTTCGCATGCCATCTGATTAATTTAACATTTGTATACAGGTCACGCTAATCAGGATTATTTCCAGCACATGAACATGATTAGGAATCAGACTGGACTCTCAGACAGGGCTGGGATGGACGTGTCTAGTGCGGTTTGGAGGGAACGGTCAGAGTTAATCCAGCACAGCGTTAAAAAGATCACTGCTGGTTTAGCACAGCCTCGCTCACGTCGTCTTGGGCGTTCAGGAGGGCCGatccactttattacactacTGCACGATCGAGGCATTTCTCAGTAGGAGCACACTCGACCATGACAGTAGGAACAACAGAGCACACAAACACTGAGTGACATGAAAGGTACTAAAAGTACTAAAGACAAATAGTgtagaagaaaaagtgagataaataaaaagtagatagagagacagagagagagagagaacatgaagGATTTATGCAAATTTGACAGAAAAGTGGATATCCGTTGATCCGCTGAGCTAAGAGCCTAATCCACCAACCGCttacccccaaccccccccacccccatgtctgtgtgtgagagagataaaaaagaaaatacataacTAAAGCACATCCAGTAGGCTATGTTACATGTCGCACACAGCCATCAGGCTAATATGGAGGAAAAtgctttatttgatttaaaatattaaatattctacACATAAAAAATTTTGTTAATGTACAAACAGGAACTGGTGTACATGTAAGgctgatctggaaaaaaaaacatctgtgcaAAACATTTATGTCTAGcgataatgaaatgaaataaatcatatgtattttaatgctaatgaaatagccatccatccattttctgtaccgcttatcctacacagagacATGGGggagcccggagcctatcccaggggactcgcgacacaaggtgggggacacttTGGATGTAGCGCCAACAcattgcagggtacaatcacacacacattcacacaccatggacaatttggaaatgccaatcagccctCAACGCGttcctttggactgggggacgaaaccagagtacctggaggaaacccctgaagcacagggagaacatgcaaatggaAAAAGTCCAACGACAGTGTTTACGTGGGGAAAGTTCCTCGTAACCGGAGTCGAGTTTTGCTGCTGCTCGAGTTGATTTTCTAGGCTCGTCATTCAGGTTATGAAAATCAGCTGTGCGTCATTCTTGCATCCAAAGTTGCCAGATTATTGATCCATGGTTTTCCAGAACGTCCGACAGATGCTCGTTTCTATtcagatctggggaatttggaggcagaGTCAACAACTTGAAGTCTtggtcatgttcctcaaaccgttcctgaataatatttgcagtgtgtcagggcgcaTTAATCTGCTGAAGAAGCCACCGCCATTAAGGAACACCGttaccatgaagaggtgtactcgGTCTGCTGTATTGTTTAGGTAGTTGGTACGTGTCAAATTAACacccacatgaatgccaggatccaaggtttcccagcagaacattacgcAGAGCATCACAATGGTAACACATGCactggccatccacatgatgtaaaagaaaacgtgatcaGACCTGGCCACCTTCTTCTATTGCTCagtggtccagttctgatgctcatgtgcccattgtaggagctttcagtggtgtacagggggtcagtatggacactctgaccggtctgcagctacgcagctcccATACGCAGCAAGTTGTGATGCATtctgtgttctgactcctttctatcatagccagcatgaacgttttcagcaatttgccctaaagtagctcttctgtgggatcagacttCGCTCCCCGCACTCATCAATGAGTCTTGAGTGCCCATGACCCTGCCAGCtgccttggaccacttttggtacgCCACAAGACCTACCCTTTTTCAGatactctgacccagtcgtctagccatcacaatttggcccttgtcagagtTGCTCAGATACTTACTCTCGCCCATTTTTCCAgcttccaacacatcgactttgagaactgactgttcacttactgcctaatatatcccaccacTTGACAGGTGCCAATGTAACGAAATAaccaatgttattcacttcggCCATCTGGAGTTTTAATGTTACGGTTGATCAGTGTACATTGCTGCAGGAGTAGTCCTAGTTATAACCATCACATTGATCTCTGCACATTTGCTTGaacaaaatagcacttgatccagcgtGTCGTATTATCTtgcactttatttaatttttttacatcgTGCTCCGACAGTTACCAGTGCGCACAATTTAAGTCTGTACTTACATCTGAACAGCAACATGCGCAATCCTCAACGTACGCTTAAATCCGAATACGGCCTTCGGCAAGAACGTTCCTCTAGAAGTTATGCTTTCATCCCTGCTGCTTCCAGCCAATAACATAGCAggtggtgtaaaaaaaaaaaaaacaaacaaaaaaaacaaaaccaaacacttTATAATAAATCTTCATGCAATGATGTAAATGGTTTCTGAAATGAAAGTGACAATGAAGGcagggccagaaaaaaaaaatcctctcagaacaGCAGTGCGtgcatattattttaattacaaagGTGAGGGACTTTCCATCTTCAGGAGGACCATTTGACACAGTAATGTGTGGCTAATGAAACATACTCAtaacatactgtgtgtgtgtgtaaaaaaatattttattatacagtGCATATGCGGGGCTGTGGTGTGCAAAGGTATCTTACAAAAATAAGAGCTGAAATAGTTTGTTCCTGAAAGGCAGCAATGAAAAGGGtctcaataaaaataataagaattctATCGTTATTAATGTCTTAATTAAAATAACGCTGCATTATGAAATATAAGTCTTCATGCAGCAGGCTGTAAGAAACAGGTattatatacacaaacagaataaaatatgaATTTATAAAGGGATTACATAAGCTGAGGAGAACGTTTGCTTTCGGAAGATTAGTTCACTAACTCCAGAGTGACCCCTGTTGTTGGGATCTGTCAAACACTTCCAAAAACGCCACACGTTTCATATTTAAAACGCAAGTTTAATTCACCAGTAAAGTTCATTTCAATCAAGTATCATGACCTGCCTATTTACATATGAAGGAGGAAATGCTAATCCACTCCTCTACAAAGCCTaaaagtacatgatataatGAAGAAAGAACGTATTAAAATGTTTCAAGAAAATAATAAACGCTTAAAGACATGGTTTCAACAAACAACGAGTGCTTCgagacttttttttccttcttctcaacattgtaatcttttaaaaatgctgCACGTGTTTTTCTTTAGATAGACGGCAAACGTAAAATCAAAATGCAACCGACATCGAGATATTATGAATAATTTAGATACTTTTAGATGTGTTTATCATTAAAATTGGTGGACTCGGACTCTCCACATGATATAATAAAAATCTTATAGTTTTAAAAGAATAACGGTCCACGTTTAAAATGACAACCTTCATAGAGGTGCCAAAATACCATgcaaaaaactaaaacaaaaaaaaaacaacaaaaaaaaagatggtaAATACACCTGTGGGATAATCTCTATTTGAATGGTTCTAAGTTAGAGCCAGTTAGAGCAGAGTCCATGAGGTCATCATCCTCAGTGTGCATGTATACAGGACTCGGTCGAGAGGCACGCTCGGAGCTGAGCAAAGATATAGAGGGTTCTGAGGAGGACAGAGGAGACCTGGACCAGCTGTCTGCCTTCAGTGGGTGTGAAGAGGGACCACAGGACATTGttgatttcttcttctccttgtcTCGATCCCTGTCCCTGTCCCTCTcccgctctctttctttctgctttttcttttcttttttgtgcttCTTGTGTTTCTCTCCGATGCTGACCGACATGTAGTCCTGGGGTGGTTGTAGTGGCCTCATGCTCTGATCATCGTCAGAGCTGGGGCTGTTCTGATGGGATTTCTCTGCCACTGAACTGCTTCCAGACTCGCTCTCACTGTCTGGGAACAGAGGTGTGTATCCAGGCGAACGGCTGTGGCTTGGGGAACTGCGGTCGTGCTTTGGTGTTGAGCCACTGAAAAGAGGAGATGCTTTCAAGCCTGAATGCTGGGGGCGCATGGAACCTTCTGCTGATCCGTCACCAGGCTTCTGGAGAGTTACTTTGGACTTGATGCTTGGAGAACCGCCGTCAGGTTTGCTTATGATAATCTTGGCCACACCAGTGCTGCACACTCCACTACCTTTTGGGTCCATCATCTTTTTATCGCCAGAGTTCCCCGTTGAAAGAGATCCCTTGGATTTCCCTTCTTTTTCAACCTTGTCTCGCTTTGGAGGACCAACATTTGGAGGTACCCCCCCACCTCCACTCCCTGTAGTGCTGCCACCACCTCCTCCCCCACCTTCACACTCCTCCCCACCAATGCCGCCACTACCCACACTCTTTAGCTTGTCTATGACTGCTGTAAGGGAAGGCTTTTTGTTTCGGCTAGGGGACTTTCCCTTGGCATTGGGGTTGTtcccaccacctcctcctccaccaccaccaccacttcctccaccacccccaccaccacttCCCCCATATTGTGATTGACCACCGGAGGAAAATGACATAGAGCCTGACGAAGAGGAGGTAGTACATGAGGTGGAAGAACCAGAGGAAGAACCACTTCCTAACTGTTTCTGGGAACTCATCCCACCACCAGAAGAGGATTTTGACCCCCCTGAACTCCCACTTCCAGAACCAATTGGTGACTTAGCTTTTGAGGATGGTGGCGTTCCCGGAACCTGTCCTTGCTGAAGTTTCATTGGGGAGGAAAGCTTGTCAGAACTCCCAGACCGAGAATGTGAAGGAGAGATGTTAGCCTTAATGCTAGGGTTTATCAGTGATCCAGGCGGCTTACCTCCTTGGGGCCTCATTTTATTCCCACTAACTGCTCCACTGCTGCCACTGCTACCTGAACCTGACATACCATGCTTGGTGATCGGAGAAGAGCCTGGCTTGCCTGAACCCATACCAAGGGAAGAGCTTTTGGACTGAGGGGGCATGCCACTCCCACTTCCTCCTGTACTTGGTGGCTTAGAACTGTTACTTTGTCCCATGGACCCTTCCATCTTGCTGGTCTTTATTTTTCCtgaagatgaagaggagtgGGAATGGTGGCCTTTGCTGCTGCTTGTGCCACCTGCACCACCAGTACTTACAGCTGCTGAACTGCTTGACGTATAACCACTATGAGAAGATGTTTTCCCCCCAGTTAAGGTTTTGGGGATTTGTATTGTGATTTTAGGTATAGGTGGGGTGGCACCTCCCGGTGGGGTCTGAGATCGACCAGAGCTGCCTGGGGATTTGGATCCACCTCCACTCATCGATCCTCCAGAACTGACGCTCCCACTCGGAGGAGTATAGGGTCGACCCCCAGAGCTGTGTGAGGGAGACTTGCCTTCTGGATCAAGCTTTTTACGCTTGGGTGGCTTTTCTTTTGATTTTCCCTCACTAGAAGGTGTGCGACTGCGCTTCAACTGCTTTGCTTCAGAAGAGCCTGTTCCTCCCATCAGCATCCCAGAGTTACCTCCCCCATTATCCTCCTTCGGTCTCATCTGCTGCTGTTTGACCTTCACTTCACTACTTTTAAAGTCACTGCTAAGTCCTGCCATGCCCATCATGAGTGGACTCTGTCCACCACCTCCATGAGAATGTGAATCACCCAAATCTGGCCCTGGGCCTAGCAAAGGTTTTCCTCCTCCACTGTTCCCACTAAAAACCATGCTAACATCAAAAGGGTCCTTTAGAGAGGCATCAGGTGTGTTACGGCCATGTGACATTGGATTCTGAGGGGTGCCCGAGGGTGTGTTCTGCTGACTTCCACCACtgaagttcttcacaaggtCAAGATCTGGCTCTGGACTGGGTGAACTGTCAAAGTAACTTGTATGTGGGAATGTTCCCTGACCAGGCAGCAACTCAGGGTTGAAGTCTGTATCTGGGAAGAAATTACTCGAGGAGGCATCACTATTTGGCGTAGCTGCAGTAGTGGCCTCTGCGATCAGATCTGCTGGATCTGTGTAAGTGTTTTCATTGCTGTTGGCATTAAATAGGTCGGCCTCAAACACGGCACTTCCCTGACCTGAGCTAGAGGAATCCCTTAGTGGAGTGTCTAGGGAACCTCCTTCTTCCCCACCCATGTGATGCTGCCCATGGCTGCCGCCGCTCCCTTTGGTGGCTGGATCAGGAATATCAGACAGAATGTCATTAATGTCAGGACCAATACTTTCAGAGCTAGAGAGGCGCGCCATGCGAGGTATGGATCCTGACGGCTGTGACTGAGCTTGTGTCTGAGACTGGCCGTGCGACTGCGGGTGGTATGACATTCCAGGACCCGATGGTGGGGTCCCACACTGGCTTGGAGCTGGGGTGATACTGTGAGGAGTGTCCAACCCATCACCTGGAAGATTGACATCAAAAATGGGATTCTGTGAGGCATCAACATCCATGGAAAAAAGCTCACGATGGAAATCATCTTCAGTgggctggtgtgtgtgatggtgctgATGACTTATGTTTCCCAACTGCTGTTGCTGGGATTGCTGTTTCATTCCCATCCCTCCCCCTACTCCCATCACACCCTTATCGGTGCCCCTTGGTCGCTTCTTCTTGCCTTTGGTGCCTCCTCCAGGACACTGCTGACCCTGGCTGTCTGTGCGAGGAGAACCAGAAGAGTTTTGTCTCTCCAGAGGGCTGCTGCCATACAGGGCAGCAAAGTCCTGTGAGGGGTTGTCCTTCAACAAGTTCATCAGCATGGGATGGTTTTTGGTATTGCTAGCAGGTGAGGTGGTCGGTGGTGGGGTCAGGTGTGGCTGCGAGCCGGCAGAGCCCTGGGGAGTGGGACTGGACCCTACACTTCCGGTTATCTTAAGAAGGCTTGTGAGTATTGGGTTCTGAGTCACCTTGTTAAAATCATCCGAACCATGGCTGTGCTGTAGCGGGAGCTGCTGCTGTAGCTGCTGCTGACTTCCTATCTGCCCCATAGTGTCCACAACTGAACTTCCCTGGTGGCTCATGTTGAAAAGGGAGCTTATTACACCTGGGAATGGCCCCAAATTCCCACCACTACTGCTTCCTGTGGGTGTAGTAGCACCCCCTACACCAGGCATGCCCACAGTGTTGCTTCCATCAGGTCCTGCACCCATTCCCATGTAACCAGGGCTACCAGTGGGCGGGAGGTTCTTTTTCACCATTATCTCCACAGTTTCAGCTATTAGTGATAAGGCTGGGGTGTCTGCCTGAATCGTCTCTGCCTTGCGACGGATAGCTCGCATTGTCACCGGGATGGACATGCATCTGAGGAAGAAAAAGTTAacacattacatacatacacacacacacacacacacgtatacatac
This is a stretch of genomic DNA from Ictalurus punctatus breed USDA103 chromosome 13, Coco_2.0, whole genome shotgun sequence. It encodes these proteins:
- the med1 gene encoding mediator of RNA polymerase II transcription subunit 1, which produces MASAAAAAALRSGSPAREAVLDRVKVEEGTEAEKQSRVSALLERLHSKHNASRPWQETSKVVRTAMEKRGVMNSAGHQLLLNCLETLQRALKVSSLASMTDRLESIARQNMLGSHLSPSETECYITSDMFYVEVQLDSVGQLIDVKVAHHGENPASCPELIQHLREKNFEEFSKHLKGLVNLYKLPGDNKLKTKMYLALQSLELDLTKMMHMFRIATKANTVETILHGGVGLLTPRSGGHLLSLQCYVSPYDIFEEGNGAQLNFTDTTFPRSLGVGVSVTVEGTSSVYKLPIAPLITGSHPVDNKGTPTFSPASNSNCVDLPACFFLKMKRPMPFSLSFIHKMGNVTGIPVFESVPALSPLYDLIVKSQLSEEDCGNAPASTRSMRFYASLPGQQHCYFLNGDAPVQDGKSLQGALVSKIPFRHPAHVPTLLDIIRHQAAYNTLIGSCVKKTYIKEDAPGLLQFEVCPLTDSSFSVSFQHPVNESLVCVVMEVIDSRQVACKLYKGLSDALICTDEFITKVVQRCMSIPVTMRAIRRKAETIQADTPALSLIAETVEIMVKKNLPPTGSPGYMGMGAGPDGSNTVGMPGVGGATTPTGSSSGGNLGPFPGVISSLFNMSHQGSSVVDTMGQIGSQQQLQQQLPLQHSHGSDDFNKVTQNPILTSLLKITGSVGSSPTPQGSAGSQPHLTPPPTTSPASNTKNHPMLMNLLKDNPSQDFAALYGSSPLERQNSSGSPRTDSQGQQCPGGGTKGKKKRPRGTDKGVMGVGGGMGMKQQSQQQQLGNISHQHHHTHQPTEDDFHRELFSMDVDASQNPIFDVNLPGDGLDTPHSITPAPSQCGTPPSGPGMSYHPQSHGQSQTQAQSQPSGSIPRMARLSSSESIGPDINDILSDIPDPATKGSGGSHGQHHMGGEEGGSLDTPLRDSSSSGQGSAVFEADLFNANSNENTYTDPADLIAEATTAATPNSDASSSNFFPDTDFNPELLPGQGTFPHTSYFDSSPSPEPDLDLVKNFSGGSQQNTPSGTPQNPMSHGRNTPDASLKDPFDVSMVFSGNSGGGKPLLGPGPDLGDSHSHGGGGQSPLMMGMAGLSSDFKSSEVKVKQQQMRPKEDNGGGNSGMLMGGTGSSEAKQLKRSRTPSSEGKSKEKPPKRKKLDPEGKSPSHSSGGRPYTPPSGSVSSGGSMSGGGSKSPGSSGRSQTPPGGATPPIPKITIQIPKTLTGGKTSSHSGYTSSSSAAVSTGGAGGTSSSKGHHSHSSSSSGKIKTSKMEGSMGQSNSSKPPSTGGSGSGMPPQSKSSSLGMGSGKPGSSPITKHGMSGSGSSGSSGAVSGNKMRPQGGKPPGSLINPSIKANISPSHSRSGSSDKLSSPMKLQQGQVPGTPPSSKAKSPIGSGSGSSGGSKSSSGGGMSSQKQLGSGSSSGSSTSCTTSSSSGSMSFSSGGQSQYGGSGGGGGGGSGGGGGGGGGGNNPNAKGKSPSRNKKPSLTAVIDKLKSVGSGGIGGEECEGGGGGGGSTTGSGGGGVPPNVGPPKRDKVEKEGKSKGSLSTGNSGDKKMMDPKGSGVCSTGVAKIIISKPDGGSPSIKSKVTLQKPGDGSAEGSMRPQHSGLKASPLFSGSTPKHDRSSPSHSRSPGYTPLFPDSESESGSSSVAEKSHQNSPSSDDDQSMRPLQPPQDYMSVSIGEKHKKHKKEKKKQKERERERDRDRDRDKEKKKSTMSCGPSSHPLKADSWSRSPLSSSEPSISLLSSERASRPSPVYMHTEDDDLMDSALTGSNLEPFK